A single Lolium perenne isolate Kyuss_39 chromosome 6, Kyuss_2.0, whole genome shotgun sequence DNA region contains:
- the LOC127325718 gene encoding defensin Tm-AMP-D1.2, with the protein MAVSSGRAAASAALLLLLLLATELGTTTVAEAGARTCRSQSHSFKGDCTSSTNCASVCKTEGFPDGKCKTHYLVSKCFCIKDC; encoded by the exons ATGGCAGTTTCTTCTGGCCGCGCGGCAGCGTCCGCcgccctcctccttctcctcctcctcgccacAG AGCTGGGGACGACGACAGTGGCGGAGGCGGGGGCGAGGACCTGCAGGTCGCAGAGCCACAGCTTCAAGGGGGATTGCACGAGCTCGACCAACTGCGCCAGCGTGTGCAAGACGGAGGGCTTCCCCGACGGCAAGTGCAAGACGCACTACCTCGTGAGCAAGTGCTTCTGCATAAAGGACTGCTGA